The Streptococcus viridans genome includes a window with the following:
- a CDS encoding TIGR02206 family membrane protein → MHHFFTTESTAPPVIPLLWYGVMVLLIVMAVWASLRYYQNEQFRKIFRNLQIFQLICLYIWYFAFQLPWSNSLPLYHCRLAMFAVLLLPDRWKSKQFFALMGVSGAIFALGYPVFDPYTFPHITSFSFLLGHYCLLVNSLIYLLRCYDSSLLKNREIVLYTFVLDLFLVGVNQVTGGNYGLMARPPIIKGDSLLVNYVVVSSILAAALLLFNVFFSRRLARERVVR, encoded by the coding sequence ATGCATCATTTTTTTACAACTGAATCCACTGCACCACCTGTTATCCCGCTCCTTTGGTATGGGGTCATGGTTCTTTTAATTGTAATGGCAGTTTGGGCTTCATTACGTTACTATCAAAATGAACAATTTCGGAAGATCTTTCGAAACTTACAAATTTTTCAATTGATCTGTCTCTATATCTGGTATTTTGCTTTTCAGCTTCCCTGGTCCAATAGTTTACCCTTGTACCATTGTCGTTTGGCCATGTTTGCTGTCTTGCTGTTGCCAGACCGATGGAAGAGCAAGCAGTTTTTTGCCTTGATGGGAGTGAGTGGAGCGATCTTTGCCTTGGGCTATCCAGTCTTTGATCCCTACACCTTCCCTCATATTACGAGCTTTTCTTTCCTCTTAGGGCATTACTGTCTCTTGGTCAATTCCTTGATTTATCTCTTGAGATGCTATGATTCGAGCCTTCTAAAAAATCGAGAGATTGTTCTTTATACCTTTGTCCTAGATCTGTTTCTAGTCGGCGTCAACCAAGTCACTGGAGGGAATTATGGACTCATGGCCCGGCCACCGATTATCAAAGGGGACAGCCTCTTGGTGAATTACGTCGTGGTCTCCAGTATCTTAGCAGCAGCCTTGCTTCTCTTTAATGTATTTTTCAGTCGTAGACTTGCTAGAGAAAGAGTTGTTCGATAA